A genomic window from Fusarium oxysporum Fo47 chromosome X, complete sequence includes:
- a CDS encoding fungal-specific transcription factor domain-containing protein gives MTPSPAVPTPLASDSASAPEKNARNASTAKLRSCVVCRSRKVRCDKLSPCSNCRKANIPCVVPSNDRPPRWARRLERIADNGQGVAGQGAGGSGTDQVMNRLRTLENLVKELSGQLEVANAAASRGASSDAPSPQDVVKDAASPSSTSTASDVQKHFGRMVIKDKNREKYVASGFWSRISDELDGLKMDTRRMADDDESSEDEDFPVSTPSTQELYREPSERHAFLFRNSQAPASPGEQDFSPLPSQIPFLLDVFDENINLIMHIVHMPSIRKMVRPSPGTAAKVSLEHQALLFSIYYAAITSMEDDDVLANFGSTKTELNMKFRRGLEQALARADFLNNPDIVLVQALVIFLSLARRYDSPVYVWMMTGLMIRMAHAVGLHRDGSRFQHLSPFEVEQRRRLWWMIVTVDIRASEDQGTEFSITQDSFDTKIPLNVNTSDIEPETKETPPERKGVTDMSFALAMCELARVSRQLMASSIHSSGPTLGEQAKLLDGIQEKLENGYLFRSAHPEDIANWVGIVCTRLVLSKLTLLVYLPSLFASPNERFSDEIRDKLLVAAIEVAEHNHALNAETKCRQWRWIYQTYTHWYAIVWLLIEISRRQWSPTVERAWVALHSVWLIPSQHNMTKNARMWVPLRRLMAKARSHRDEQLVQIRNNTAVIETLEQVDRALPIPVSPESSREANLQQRFLEHWRSAVGKTTYGISEQPVPQTGESNTTQSLANQAMGDNATQWANPSFDFASYHPGLQMGVSGDIMPTEMTMLRQTWADGQPGDADVASWLWTDMDQSGNGLGDIDINMDIDTDIDWNTWLQSATGMELNAGNTG, from the exons ATGACGCCCTCCCCCGCTGTCCCAACCCCTCTCGCGTCAGATTCGGCCTCCGCGCCCGAGAAAAACGCGAGGAACGCCTCCACAGCCAAGCTCCGCAGCTGCGTTGTATGTCGCAGTCGTAAAGTGCGCTGCGACAAGCTGTCGCCATGTTCAAACTGTCGCAAGGCTAATATTCCCTGCGTGGTGCCCTCCAATGACCGTCCGCCAAGATGGGCACGGCGCTTGGAGCGCATCGCCGATAATGGACAGGGTGTCGCAGGACAGGGTGCGGGTGGCTCTGGTACGGATCAGGTTATGAATAGACTGCGGACGCTGGAGAATTTGGTTAAGGAGTTGAGTGGACAGCTTGAGGTGGCTAATGCTGCTGCGAGTAGGGGTGCGTCTTCGGATGCTCCGTCGCCTCAGGATGTCGTAAAGGACGCAGCTAGTCCGTCGTCGACATCGACGGCTTCAGATGTACAGAAACATTTTGGGAGAATGGTGATCAAGGATAAGAATAGAGAGAAGTATGTAGCTAGTGGCTTCTGGTCCCGTATCAGCGATGAG CTCGATGGGTTAAAGATGGACACTCGTAGGATGGCAGATGACGATGAGTCTTCCGAAGATGAAGACTTTCCGGTCAGCACTCCCTCAACTCAGGAACTCTACCGAGAACCATCGGAGCGGCATGCTTTCTTGTTTCGAAACAGCCAAGCTCCTGCATCGCCTGGCGAACAGGACTTCAGTCCGTTACCATCACAGATCCCCTTCTTACTGGACGTATTCGACGAgaacatcaacctcatcatgcACATTGTGCATATGCCGAGCATCAGAAAGATGGTTCGTCCTTCACCTGGGACAGCGGCCAAGGTATCTCTCGAGCACCAAGCGCTGCTCTTCTCTATCTACTATGCTGCCATCACGTCCatggaagacgacgatgTGCTAGCCAATTTTGGATCTACGAAAACGGAGCTCAATATGAAGTTCCGTCGAGGCCTTGAACAGGCTTTGGCACGAGCAgacttcctcaacaaccCGGACATTGTCCTTGTTCAGGCCTTGGTCATCTTCTTATCTCTCGCGAGGCGGTACGATAGCCCTGTCTACGTTTGGATGATGACTGGTTTGATGATTCGTATGGCTCACGCTGTTGGCCTTCACCGAGACGGTTCAAGGTTCCAGCATCTCTCACCGTTTGAAGTTGAGCAACGACGTCGTCTTTGGTGGATGATCGTTACGGTTGACATTCGTGCGTCTGAAGATCAGGGGACTGAATTCTCAATCACACAAGACAGCTTCGATACCAAGATACCTCTAAACGTTAACACTTCGGACATTGAGCCCGAAACGAAGGAGACTCCTCCAGAGCGCAAAGGCGTTACAGACATGTCTTTCGCACTCGCCATGTGTGAACTAGCTCGAGTTTCGAGGCAGTTGATGGCATCGAGTATTCACTCATCTGGGCCTACCCTCGGGGAGCAGGCTAAGCTGCTCGACGGTATCCAAGAAAAGCTCGAGAATGGCTACCTTTTCCGCTCCGCACATCCAGAAGATATAGCCAACTGGGTCGGGATCGTGTGTACGCGGCTTGTGCTTTCCAAGCTGACACTCTTAGTGTATCTTCCGTCGCTTTTTGCGTCACCAAATGAGCGGTTCTCGGACGAGATTCGAGACAAACTGCTTGTCGCCGCTATTGAGGTCGCAGAGCATAACCACGCGCTCAATGCTGAGACGAAATGCCGTCAGTGGCGATGGATCTACCAGACGTATACTCACTGGTATGCCATTGTATGGCTTCTGATTGAGATATCCAGACGGCAGTGGTCGCCTACTGTTGAACGCGCATGGGTGGCTCTGCACAGCGTCTGGTTGATACCATCGCAGCACAACATGACCAAGAATGCGCGTATGTGGGTTCCGCTGCGTCGATTAATGGCTAAAGCGAGAAGTCACAGGGACGAGCAATTGGTGCAAATTCGGAACAACACTGCTGTGATCGAGACTCTGGAGCAGGTTGATCGCGCCCTTCCTATTCCTGTCAGCCCGGAATCATCGCGGGAGGCAAATTTGCAGCAGCGGTTTCTTGAACATTGGCGTTCCGCTGTCGGCAAGACTACCTATGGCATTTCCGAGCAACCTGTGCCTCAAACCGGTGAGAGCAACACAACGCAATCTCTAGCTAATCAGGCCATGGGTGACAATGCCACTCAGTGGGCAAACCCCTCGTTCGACTTTGCCTCTTACCACCCTGGTCTTCAGATGGGCGTATCTGGTGATATAATGCCAACAGAGATGACCATGCTTCGCCAAACATGGGCCGATGGCCAGCCTGGAGATGCAGATGTTGCGTCGTGGCTTTGGACCGACATGGATCAAAGTGGCAACGGATTAGGAGACATCGATATCAATATGGATATTGATACTGACATTGACTGGAACACATGGCTACAGTCTGCTACAGGCATGGAATTGAATGCAGGAAACACGGG
- a CDS encoding uncharacterized protein (expressed protein), with protein MKLSAVTLLALSSGAVSAPVAEPGREISYHEYKPKPYDPGCGIEKPKPHKPWENYPSQPEKPHYPPPKPHKPEPWHPKPEPHYPPKPHKPKPHYPPKPHEPKPHYPPPKPHKPEPWHPKPEPHYPPKPHKPKPHYPPKPHKPDHPGKPHKPWEDNPGQPGKPHYPPPKHPKPEPHYPPKPHEPKPHYPPPKPHKPEPHYPPKPHEPKPHYPPPKPHKPEPHYPPKPHEPKPHYPPPKPHKPEPHYPPKPHEPKPHYPPPKPHKPEPHYPPKPHEPKPHYPPPKPHKPEPHYPPKPHEPKPHYPPPKPHKPEPHYPPKPHKPDYPGPGNPDKPST; from the coding sequence ATGAAGCTGTCTGCTGTTACCCTCTTGGCTCTGAGCTCGGGAGCTGTCTCTGCTCCTGTTGCCGAGCCTGGCAGGGAGATCTCCTACCATGAGTACAAGCCCAAGCCATACGATCCCGGCTGTGGTATAGAGAAGCCGAAGCCTCACAAGCCGTGGGAGAATTATCCCAGCCAGCCTGAGAAGCCGCActatcctcctcccaagcctcaCAAACCAGAGCCTTGGCATCCTAAGCCGGAGCCTCACTATCCGCCTAAGCCTCATAAGCCAAAACCGCATTACCCACCTAAGCCTCATGAGCCAAAGCCTCActatcctcctcccaagcctcaCAAACCAGAGCCTTGGCATCCTAAGCCGGAGCCTCACTATCCGCCTAAGCCTCATAAGCCAAAACCGCACTACCCACCTAAACCTCATAAACCTGATCATCCAGGCAAGCCTCATAAGCCGTGGGAGGATAACCCTGGTCAGCCTGGGAAGCCTCATTACCCTCCTCCTAAGCATCCCAAGCCTGAGCCTCACTACCCACCTAAGCCTCATGAGCCAAAGCCTCActatcctcctcccaagccGCACAAGCCTGAGCCTCACTACCCACCTAAGCCTCATGAGCCAAAGCCTCActatcctcctcccaagccGCACAAGCCTGAGCCTCACTACCCACCTAAGCCTCATGAGCCAAAGCCTCActatcctcctcccaagccGCACAAGCCTGAGCCTCACTACCCACCTAAGCCTCATGAGCCAAAGCCTCActatcctcctcccaagccGCACAAGCCTGAGCCTCACTACCCGCCTAAGCCTCATGAGCCAAAGCCTCActatcctcctcccaagccGCACAAGCCTGAGCCTCACTACCCGCCTAAGCCTCATGAGCCAAAGCCTCActatcctcctcccaagccGCACAAGCCTGAGCCTCACTACCCACCTAAGCCTCATAAACCAGATTACCCAGGACCTGGTAACCCCGATAAGCCTTCTACCTAG
- a CDS encoding glutathione S-transferase: MTVHSGPDDSWHGFITSDGPFQPEKDRYHLYIGLFCPFAHRANLVRHLKGLQDIISLSVVKPYPKGDDKGWPGWQFPSPPDDLYEGATEDHLFKSKYLHEVYFRDDPDYKGRYSVPVLWDKKENRMVNNESHELLRWLPTAFDSILDSNSSGRDVDLYPENLRSTIDGINIWMQRDLNSGVYKAGFATTQEDYNNNVPTVFAALNKLEALIYQNGGPYILGKQLTEVDIRAYATVVRFDVVYVGHFKCDLGTIRANYPVIHEWLKNLYWNVPGFKETTDFRHIKENYTKSHYKINPLAITPLGPFPYMEEGVDLDFGKLKPGVIRHPAVLERQKELYGSEDFSQRL; this comes from the exons ATGACTGTCCATAGTGGCCCTGATGACTCGTGGCATGGGTTCATTACTTCGGACGGCCCATTCCAGCCAGAGAAGGACCGCTACCATCTTTACATCGGACTGTTCTGCCCTTTTGCTCACCGAGCAAATCTCGTTCGGCATCTCAAAGGTCTTCAAGATATTATCAGTTTATCCGTCGTGAAGCCATACCCCAAAGGTGATGATAAGGGATGGCCGGGTTGGCAGTTTCCGAGTCCTCCGGATGATCTCTATGAAGGGGCTACCGAAGATCACCTCTTCAAATCAAAGTATTTGCACGAAGTTTACTTCAGAGATGATCCTGATTATAAAGGTCGGTACAGTGTACCTGTTCTCTGGGATAAGAAGGAGAATCGAATGGTCAATAATGAGAGCCACGAATTGCTTCGTTGGTTGCCAACAGCCTTCGATTCCATCCTTGACTCGAACAGCTCCGGGCGAGACGTTGACCTCTATCCGGAAAACTTGAGATCGACCATTGACGGCATCAATATCTGGATGCAACGAGACCTCAACAGTGGCGTCTACAAAGCCGGTTTCGCAACGACCCAGGAGGACTACAACAACAATGTGCCAACAGTCTTCGCGGCACTTAACAAGCTCGAGGCACTGATCTACCAAAATGGAGGACCCTATATCCTTGGCAAGCAGCTCACCGAAGTTGACATACGCGCGTATGCTACTGTCGTCAGATTCGATGTTGTGTATGTTGGTCACTTCAAGTGCGACCTCGGAACCATTCGCGCCAATTACCCAGTCATTCATGAGTGGCTCAAGAACCTCTACTGGAATGTTCCAGGTTTCAAAGAGACGACAGACTTCAGGCATATCAAGGAAAAC TATACAAAAAGCCATTACAAGATCAATCCTCTTGCTATTACACCTCTTGGTCCCTTTCCATATATGGAAGAGGGCGTTGACTTGGACTTTGGCAAGTTGAAGCCAGGAGTGATTCGTCACCCGGCTGTGCTTGAGCGTCAGAAGGAGCTGTATGGTTCGGAGGACTTTAGTCAAAGACTCTAG